A genomic region of Cannabis sativa cultivar Pink pepper isolate KNU-18-1 chromosome 1, ASM2916894v1, whole genome shotgun sequence contains the following coding sequences:
- the LOC133038855 gene encoding uncharacterized protein LOC133038855, with translation MPVLEGRWEPIYERFRKQHPPNFEGGSDPMEAEEWLRTVEGIVEYMRLRNGDSVACAASLLKKDTRIWWDVIKQTRDVAAMTWVDFVQVFNRKYYSEAIRSARVNEFTNLRQGKSTVTEYARQFDRLAKFAIDLVPTEFLRIHRFTEGLDSRISQDIAMSGVRATTYAEVLEKALEAELCESRIQKDNTARWEARKASNGGGDNKRKLPSNQHNEANKRNKIGSNNYKGKNYRM, from the coding sequence ATGCCTGTGCTGGAGGGTCGATGGGAACCaatatatgaaaggttccgcaagcaacACCCACCAAATTTTGAAGGGGGCTCAGATCCAATGGAAGCTGAGGAATGGTTAAGAACAGTGGAAGGTATTGTTGAGTACATGCGGCTCAGAAACGGAGATAGTGTAGCTTGTGCTGCTAGTTTATTGAAAAAGGATACCCGCATCTGGTGGGATGTTATTAAACAAACACGGGATGTGGCCGCAATGACCTGGGTTGACTTTGTACAAGTTTTTAACAGAAAATACTACAGTGAAGCAATACGCTCAGCTAGAGTTAATGAGTTCACGAACCTGAGGCAGGGTAAGTCTACAGTTACAGAGTATGCTCGCCAATTTGAcagattagcaaagtttgccaTAGATCTGGTTCCTACTGAGTTTCTGAGGATTCATCGTTTTACTGAAGGGCTCGACTCCCGAATAAGTCAGGACATAGCGATGTCAGGAGTAAGGGCAACCACGTATGCTGAGGTACTGGAAAAAGCCCTAGAAGCTGAGTTGTGTGAAAGTCGTATACAGAAAGACAATACAGCTAGGTGGGAGGCCAGAAAGGCCAGTAATGGAGGCGGTGATAACAAAAGGAAACTGCCAAGTAACCAACACAACGAAGCCAACAAGAGAAACAAGATAGGGTCCAATAACTACAAAGGGAAGAACTACCGTATGTAA